Proteins encoded within one genomic window of Triticum aestivum cultivar Chinese Spring chromosome 2D, IWGSC CS RefSeq v2.1, whole genome shotgun sequence:
- the LOC123052223 gene encoding uncharacterized protein: MAKVQLGVSLTFFCHLSLSFALMISLCCFPVMSPRFDHLLVSYVNFEGRNLETMILNTAVPLMAMLLLLTVSAVSMTPNDSACACLRTCFFRSNCFPMICVLCQINLGRHLAKEAVLAPTLAGRRYYAVGAVACFVELALKLCMIMVLCPADGV; this comes from the exons ATGGCAAAGGTTCAATTGGGGGTTTCTTTGACTTTTTTTTGTCATCTTTCTTTGTCTTTCGCCTTGATGATCTCGCTCTGCTGTTTCCCAGTCATGTCACCAAGATTTGATCATCTTCTTGTTTCTTATGTCAACTTTGAAGGCCGCAATCTGGAGACCATGATCCTCAACACAGCGGTGCCCCTGATGGCCATGCTGCTGCTGCTCACGGTGTCGGCTGTCTCCATGACGCCGAACGACTCTGCCTGCGCCTGCCTCCGCACCTGCTTCTTCCGCAGCAACTGCTTCCCGATGATCTGCGTCCTCTGCCAGATCAACCTGGGCCGTCATCTAGCGAAGGAGGCCGTTCTGGCGCCGACGCTGGCGGGCCGGCGCTACTACGCGGTGGGCGCCGTCGCGTGCTTCGTGGAGCTCGCTCTCAAGCTGTGCATGATCATGGTGCTG TGCCCCGCGGATGGTGTTTAG